agcaatgttaaattagagtacaaattatgattcctcatgccaaaaaacgtaaaatcgCCAATTTttttgcgaaaatcaaaatttaaatttaaactttgaacaccccgtatctcggaaactagcaatatttgcataagaaAACGTGTTGAGCataatcatcatattttgaggtctagaatctacagttcagagattggacattcttaatgtatcaccctgtatatatcgTGCTTTTTTAGTTAATTATCAGGCAAATTTTGATAccatttcgttttttttatgattgaaacaactaacttattcaaaaaaatattttattcggtACAAATATATGTTGTTTGACCAATTCACTATgtttaacttttaaaaataatcgaacAGCAAAGATTTTGCATGTTAAAGTACGTTTATAAGGACTACAGTcactttaaatataaatatttattgttggtACGAGGTCTGACTAAAAATAATCAGAcagatatacgaggatggtcacATAaatacctagcctgacctagagatggcggtagttgctttaTTAGAAACTAccacaccacgttgtttagtatttactCGGCACCCATCAAGCTTTAGCCCAATCAATATAGAAGCTGATTTAGATTACTCTGGGTAAGACAACCCGTACaggaccagcatcgcagtggtcgattAAATGtagtgacgactccagaaatgttgaagaaaatccactggttgatcgtcgattgaaagagggcgagctagcagacatttcacatcgcatattaactgaaaaaaacagcgtattgaagatgtttccatcgattgTTTCACGGaacgaaacaaaataataataaaaaaaatggactgAAGAGGAAGGACTAGgtccaaagaaggcaaatacTGTTCTATCTGCAGGCaaagtcatggcgtcggttttttcgGATGATTAACTTTTGAATAGCTACCTCGTGCACCCTATTCGCTAGATTTAACCTCCTCGGATTACTTTCTGGTcacaaacttgaaaaaaaacggcTCGATGGTCGTAGTATATGGGGCTAAAAGAAGATTTTAGTGTTTTCTTTGTCCTCTTTGCACCATCCATCGACTCCataagataatttttattctggtGAAAAGAAAAACGTTGAAGGGTGTATATCAGGCGAATAGGGTGGCTGTGGTTGTTATATTTGaagctaaaaatatttatggataGAGTAAGTTGTCAGACCTCGTAATTTTACTTTTGATATTTGTAGTTTGTGGGGAAACGGCTGCACTAAGGGCAGTACTAGCTGCAGGAGCGCGCGTTTCAACTCCAGACGTCCATGGGGGGTATCCTCTACATTACGCTGCTCAAATGTGTGGGGGagtaagtagaaaaaaaatcatactaTTTAGAGCAGGGGTCGACAAACTTTTAATATgtctacgtgaaatttttaacaaatttaaaacgGAAACATTCAGTTTGATCATCGTTCCTAAGTTTCTCGCTACGGCTTCTCTAGTTTTTTCTGTGAGAACCAAATTTCACACTCTATGTATATTGATTGATTCATTTTAAGCATCTGCAGGGCACCTCGTTGTTGATGAACCACGTCTACCCGTCGAGTAGGTCTTACAAAAACTGCTCCAGTTGGATAGTTGAGTCAGATCGTCGAGTTTTCTTCTATGATTTAAGCTTCTGATCAACTCTGGATCGCTTTTAATTAGAATTACTTTCTTCTGGATTGAGTCCAGTATCCCCAAGCATATGCGTGCGAGCCGATATCCGAATGTGCGAGCTAaggacgaatctgggccttgtacaggattagatttttatatagGACCAAATCTTGAGCTGCAGTATCAGCCTGGGTCTTATCTTGTTAGtccagttaaatttttttctattattcaagCTTATGATCAATTCTGGATCGCTTTTAATTCGAATTACTATCTTCTGGATTGAGTCCAGTATCCCCAAGCATATGCGTGCGAGCCGATATCCGAATGTGCGAGCTAaggacgaatctgggccttgtacaggattagatttttatatagGACCAAATCTTGAGCTGCAGTATCAGCCTGGGTCTTATCTTGTTAGtccagttaaatttttttctattattcaagCTTATGATCAATTCTGGATCGCTTTTAATTCGAATTACTATCGTCTGGATTGAGTCCAGTATCCCCAAGCATATGCGTGCGAGCCGATATCCGAATGTGCGAGCTATtgacgaatctgggccttgtacaggattagatttttatatagGACCAAATCTTGAGCTGCAGTATCAGCCTGGGTCTTATCTTGTTAGtccagttaaatttttttctattattcaagCTTATGATCAATTCTGGATCGCTTTTAATTCGAATTACTATCTTCTGGATTGAGTCCAGTATCCCCAAGCATATGCGTGCGAGCCGATATCCGAATGTGCGAGCTAaggacgaatctgggccttgtacaggattagatttttatatagGACCAAATCTTGAGCTGCAGTATCAGCCTGGGTCTTATCTTGTTAGtccagttaaatttttttctattattcaagCTTATGATCAATTCTGGATCGCTTTTAATTCGAATTACTATCTTCTGGATTGAGTCCAGTATCCCCAAGCATATGCGTGCGAGCCGATATCCGAATGTGTGAGCTAaggacgaatctgggccttgtacaggattagatttttatatagGACCAAATCTTGAGCTGCAGTATCAGCCTGGGTCTTATCTTGTTAGtccagttaaatttttttctactattcaAGCTTATGATCAATTCTGGATCGCTTTTAATTCGAATTACTATCTTCTGGATTGAGTCCAGTATCCCCAAGCATATGCGTGCGAGCCGAGCTCCGAATGTGTGAGCTgtggacgaatctgggccttgtacaGGATTAGAAGCTTAGataggaccaaatcctgagctacAGTATCAGCCTGGGTCTCAGCAACGAAATTTCAGTTTGTTCCTTAGCAGGAAAATTTTTGGTTACGaaggagatgttgaaaatgcgATGCGacgatttttttgttgattatgtGTTTGCTGACCCCTGATCTGACGTATAGACTTTAAAATTGTCTTCGATATTCAGGATCGCGATTCAAATTTGGGTATGCAAGTGCTCCAAACCCTTCTTTCGCACCCGGAGATAAAAGTCTCCGAAACGGACGTCGATAAAAGACAACCGCTGTTATGGGCCGCTAGCGCCGGTTCCTCTAGAGCCGTACTAGCTTTAATTAGAGCTGGAGCTAATGTGGAAGCTAGCGATAAAGATGGTCTAACTGCTTTACATTGTGCAGCCTCGAGAGGTCATACCGATTGTATGGATACCTTGTTAACTTTATGCGGAGCTTCGGTGGATGTTATAGACACTAATGGTTGTACCGCTTTACATTACGCCGTTACTTTGGGTAAGAAAATCCTTTAATAAAAAGGATGAAATCGAGGAATTGATAATTACAGGACACGCGGATGCTACGGCTCTTCTTTTAGCTCACGGAGCCGATCCTAATCGACAAGATCGGAAAGGTAGAAGCCCAGCGCATTGCGGTTGCGCCAAAGGACAATTCGAAACTGTTAAATTAATTGGTGAGGTAGGATacgttaaaaaaaatcgaaggattccgaatttttttttataggtGTACATGGGGCTAATTTATGGTTAAGGAACGCGAGAGGTGATTTACCTCTTCACGACGCAGCTGGTAACGGTAGAAGAGAATTGGTTAAGTGGCTTCTGGAGATGAGACCTAGTCAAGTAAACGCCAGAAATAATGACGGTAGATGTCCGTTACATATGGCGGCGCTTAACGATAACGCCGACATGTGTAAGGTAAATcaatcatcaataaaaaataatcataaaaaatctcGTCCTTATCAGTTAAAAATTGAACCAGATGCAATTGAAGGTCTTTTATGAAAGTTTAACTATTCTTGGTCTTGAATTATCATTGTGGAAGGAAATTTGATAATTCTGTTcatttttcttcgatttctttATCCAGTTTCATTGATAGTTCACAGTAAACATCAAAATTGATCGTTTGGAATCACCTCAAAACACTCGACAATTTTGTAATCCCACCAAAGCTTCCGacgtggtttgtgctggttcatagTGTTTGCTCCATGGTCGTTTTCGAATTAATTAACCATCTTTCAACTCCAgcgatgattcttttcaagaaatgaTCCGTTCCAAGTCGCTTAAGGTGGAAATTTTGAATGCTTGTGTTCAATTCGTGAGGTTTTTGATATCTCGAACAGTTACATGACGATCCTCTTCAAATGTGTCTTTGATTTGGTCACCAGGACCACCAGAACGTTACTTATCTTTGAGGGAAGAGTCTCCAGAATGGAATTTTTCGTACCAATTGGTGAATATTCAATACAAACCTTAGAAACAGATTTCAACTGTTCTATAGAGTAATGGGAGGTTTAAGTAATGGTTCTATGAGTTCGAAATGTACCCAGAAGCCTAATAATCATTACGGGACAAATGAATTGATCAGTATTAAACTGATCATTATTCCTTAACAgcaattatagaaataaaaaagactTTTCATAATATTGTATTGTACAATAGGAAAATTTGcaaatatacttttaatttcgtaattttttcggTATTTATAACATTCGAGGGTCACTCAATTGATTTCTACGGTCTTTTTTTAACCCTGTCGGACGTTTTGCATACAATATTGAGATGGATATCTTGCCAAGGTTGAAGCTCACGTGAGGTACGCGTTTACCGTTTGAGAGCTTTCCActttcacaaatatttaatatttattttagtaacGGTTTATACAGGATGGTAAATTGAAAATACCAtcttttaaaacttatatacaAGTGGTAGTAATTTTCTACgattgacctagagatggcggtggttgcttgaaaaatatcactgtattaaaaagtacacaatttatttcaagttcGAAATCGTCTCTATAACTTCATCCCGTTGTAAACAACTTCGTTTAAGTCCAAGTTTTCatctatttctaatttcttCGTCATATAAATCAGATCCTCTGCATCCTGTGCTATTACTATGACCTCTAGAAGTCCTTTAATTGAGATATTTCGTACTGCATCATAAGCTTTCTTTAAATCGATAAATGCTACGTGTTTTTAACCTTTTTCTTTTCGAGGAGTTGTTGAATTGCGTAGATAATAAACTTTGTGTATATAAACTCTGTATATTTAACCAATAGACAGTATCAAAATCGCTTTTCACCAATTAGATTTCCAGTTAGATCGATCCCCCGTTGTAGACGATCACGAATCATGTAAAGAGCGTGCAGAATGCATTTTGAGTAGAATTTCTGCCCCAAATTATACAATTGAGGCGTTAAACTGTTGTCTGTGTATGTACTCTGTATATTTAACCAATAGACAGGATCTAAATCGCTCTATTATAgtacattattattaatttccaATCGTCTTGAAGAACTCAACAGTTTCGGAAAGTTTCTATAGCTTTTCACCAATTAGATCCCCAGTTAGATCACGCCCCAGTTGTAGACGACCACGATTCATGTAAAGAGCGCGCAGAATACgttttgagtaaaaaattttgtcCACGAATCATGTAAAGAGCGTGCAGAATACGTTTTGAGTAAAACTTGTGTCCACGAATCATGTAAAGAGCGTGCAGAATACGTTTTGAGTGAAACTTGTGTCCACGAATCATGTAAAGAGCGCGTAGAATACGTTTTGAGTGAAACTTGTGTCCACGAATCATGTAAAGAGCGTGTAGAATACGTTTTTAGTCCACGAATCATGTAAAGAGCGTGCAAAAAACGTTTTGAGTAGAACTTGTGACCACGAATCATGTAAAGAGCGTGTAGAATACTTTTTAGTAAAACTTTTGTCCACGAATCATGTAAAGACCGTGCAGAATACGTTTTGAGTAAAACTTGTGTCCACGAATCATGTAAAGAGCGAGCAGAATACGTTTAGAGTAGAACTTCAGTCCCAAATTATACAATTAAGGCGTCCAACTTGTCATCAAATAACTGGGACAACCAGAATTCTAAAgctcaccctatatatataataattattgataaaatcgtATCGATTTTTCTTTAGGTAGGTAAAATGCGCAATTGAAATCATCCACCCTCTCTAATTTCCCTTACAACACGCAATGTTAAGATCACAAACTGATTTTCTTCATGAATCATGATCTACGAAAGGTTTtgattagaattttttcatCGATTCGTAACGCGCGTGCGTTCCAATTAAGTTTACGTTTAGACGTCCGACCTACATAGATTTCTAAATTGGGAAATTTGAACCAGTCATATGTAAACTTTTACATTGTTCGTTTCAAAGTGCagtagtgaaaaaaaaaaataaataaataaatcaatggTATCATTTTTGTATCTTAAATTTGATTGTAGCTATAAATAACGTACGtcgaattcttcttttttccttCAAATTACGCGGCCTCGAATGATATACGAGTTTAATCGTTGATACGAGGGTGTTTCAAAAAGATTCCTCATTCGGAATTGCTTTCGAATTGTATATctctttgaataaataaataatagtcgcatggtAACAAATCTGGTCTATAAGGAGggtgtttcaatatttttcaaccaaattcGTTCGACGTTGCCATTTCAAAACCAGTTGTAGGCGGTTTTACCATGTTTTTTGGATGATTACTAATACTGCCCAATTACAGCTcgttttttagtgaaaaaatcaaacgaaattacttcttttatataattattgataatttaacCTTTGTTTTAACTGGCGcgtcttcttctttcttcctaCACTCCATAAAAGcgcaatttttgtcaaaataaagtGGATTATCCAAGTTTCTTACTCTTTATACCGTTGTAGGAAACGGGTGTAAATTTCTGTACTCCAAATTCAGTCTTGATACTTTTTTGGCTGAAGCTTTGTTATAACCCACAGTTTTTCTTCAGCAAATAATACGGCGCGGTTTTGATTGTCCCTTATAGACACTTTCGAGcttgtattcaaaaataacgacttatatttgaaccaccctcgtaattgagcaaaattttttgaaaaaatatataaatgaagatttttttttcactatacagtcgtcaaaaaataaaaatatcactaAACGAACAAAAATCGAAGACGCTATGACGTATTTTCAAGAAAGAGTTAACGATGCAACTGGTTCAATAAGAACTAGCGTTAGTAATAACATTATTATAACCAGTAATGTAATAAACGatctattattcatttttttcgaatcgataaaatgttttaatcatTTCAGATTCTATTAGACAATGGCGCTCAAGTAAATCCAGTTCTTCGTacttcgaaaaatgtttttatgacACCACTAGATTGCGCTCTTCAACGAGGCTACAGATCCACTGCCAAATATTTGCAACTCCAAGGAGGAGTACCGGCTAGTAGACTCAACGACCCCAAACAAAGTAATAGTGCCTTAAATTTCCATATCAGAGACGACGTTACATTCTACGGAGACGTTTCTTCGGAAAgcgaaaaagaaattaaaaaaaccgttaaaaagaaaaaagtttcgaTGTCTAGTAGCGAAATATCGGAAAGAGAAAAATCTACTAAAAGTAGAATCGATTATAGTAACGAAATAACTATTAACGGTAAAACTGAAGTGAAAATTTCGGAAAATAAGGAAATTATATTCGATAAAGAGTCAGTTCAAACTCAAACATCGGCCAAACTTAGAGAAAATTCTAAACGAGATAAATCAGCACAATCTTCTTTAAACAAAGAACCGATGATCAGTATATCAAGTCAAGCTACCGTCTCGAAGATAGATCACAGCACTTGTACTACTACCGAAGAAATTAATCAACAATCTACCAgtgaagaaaatgaagaaactaaaaaagatattttggtAGAAGCTGCCATACATCCCCAACCAAAATCAATACCAGATGATATTATTAAcgatattaatgaagaaaatgttAATGTTATAGAAAAGGTACAAGATGATATCGATGTTGTagtcgaaaaagaaaaattaacaaaaaatattgaaaatctaaACGAAATATCGAATTACgaaaaaatagaagacgaaACTCAACCAGATTTAGGAGATTTTGTACAAATAactgataaaaaagaaatagaaattgaagaagaagcTAAAAAGATCGGTACTATGGAAAATATTCCAAACGAAGttaacaaaactgaaaataatacaaaagaaataGCAAAAACTACAGATGAAATTAAAACTGATTCAATCGAAGACAAAACTCAACCAGAATTAGaagattttgaacaaataattgataaaaaagaaatagaaattgaagaagaagctaaaaatatcgatactattgaaaatattccaatCGAAGttaacaaaactgaaaattatgATACAGAAGAAATACCAAAAACTACAGTCGAAGTtacaaatgataaaattgaaaatttaaataccGAACCATCAAAAAATGAAGTAAAGGATGAGAGtgttaaacaaaataaagaaaatttcagcgatataaaaattaaacgaaacaaagaaaatgaagaatcgAGTTCGTCGGACGACGATGAATTCTCGTCTAAATCTCATAAGAGTTTTCGTGTTTTGCGAGACGAGGAATCAAACTATTCAACTGCAAACAAAACGAGATCAAAATCACTcgataaaaaatcgaaaaaagacaaattaaaaagtaaaataccGACTCCACTATTCAAAAGTACGTTATCTAAAAGCGATAGACATTTAAACGAGTTTTACAAAGAAACTAATTTAGATACGAGAATTCCGTCGTTGCCGAACATTCGAGATGAGAGAAATACGATACGAGAACATGTTAGATGCGATTCCAACATGTCGGCGCCGATGCTCACTTCGATTTTAAGCGATAAAGATAAAGATAGTTTATCCGAAATGGAAGACGAGATCGGTACGAAAACGAAACGATTCGTTAAGAAGAGATCCAGAAATCGCGAAGCGAGAAGCGCCGGAAGCGATTACGAAAGTAGTAATTTGATAGATTCCGGTTTCGAACCGAGTCCGAGGAGTACTAGAACCacgaaatggaaaaatatgtcCGATAGGGGCGTCAATATGGCATCCGTTACACAAAATATTCAAACGAATATAAGAAGGtgaaaatatattacgaaaCGTTGTATATTCTCATACCTTTAGATTGTTTAACGACCCTTCGACTATCCATAAccattttttttccagttccCTCCATCACCAACTCGATCTTCCTCCTTTTGTTCACTAGTATCCATTTCAAATCTGTTTTCATCTGATTCTAGCTTTTCATCATCGTTTTTACCTCAGTTTCCGGTTCAAGTTGTTCATTAAGGTCTCGGCTATGTCAGGTttgcttttgtttttgtttttatcaagttttcttTCTCCAATAcgtctatttcttcttcttatccTTATCAATCGTTTCTATTGTATTCTCCGTTTGATTTATCGTCATTTTCACGTATGTGTCTCAATcatcttaattttatttgttttattttctgtatcacattttctgtttcttttatgtctttttctaatatttattatttcacaatCTGTCTCTATCTCAGTCTGAGTTGTAATCTTGGTTTTCTCTTCCATCTTACGTCTATTCTACCATCATTCTTATCTTCTATTTCTACTTACTATCTACGTCCTAATCATCTTCATCTTTAACACTTTCTTTCTCTTTAACACTTCTTCTTTGTCTTCTATTATCCTTATTCTTGTTCAATCCTTTTCTGTCTTAGTCAAACATCGCAAGTTCAGTATTTTTCTTACATTTTACGTCCATTCTACCATCATTCTTATCTTCTGTTTCTGTTCTCTATCTACGTCCTAATTATCCTCATTTTTAATACTTTCTCTCCCTTTAACACTTCTTTTATCCTTATTCTTGTCAAATCTGTTTCTGTCTTAGTCAAACATCTCAACTTCAGTCTTTT
The sequence above is drawn from the Diorhabda carinulata isolate Delta chromosome 6, icDioCari1.1, whole genome shotgun sequence genome and encodes:
- the LOC130895607 gene encoding ankyrin repeat, PH and SEC7 domain containing protein secG isoform X3, which translates into the protein MDFQNSKSSSLFQRDRTGKTALHYTSTSSSRCASQAADLMVMAAPELVDGRDEDGFTPLHLAVIAGNMQLVTFLLANRADVNAVDNEKHTVVHWAAVCGETAALRAVLAAGARVSTPDVHGGYPLHYAAQMCGGDRDSNLGMQVLQTLLSHPEIKVSETDVDKRQPLLWAASAGSSRAVLALIRAGANVEASDKDGLTALHCAASRGHTDCMDTLLTLCGASVDVIDTNGCTALHYAVTLGHADATALLLAHGADPNRQDRKGRSPAHCGCAKGQFETVKLIGVHGANLWLRNARGDLPLHDAAGNGRRELVKWLLEMRPSQVNARNNDGRCPLHMAALNDNADMCKILLDNGAQVNPVLRTSKNVFMTPLDCALQRGYRSTAKYLQLQGGVPASRLNDPKQSNSALNFHIRDDVTFYGDVSSESEKEIKKTVKKKKVSMSSSEISEREKSTKSRIDYSNEITINGKTEVKISENKEIIFDKESVQTQTSAKLRENSKRDKSAQSSLNKEPMISISSQATVSKIDHSTCTTTEEINQQSTSEENEETKKDILVEAAIHPQPKSIPDDIINDINEENVNVIEKVQDDIDVVVEKEKLTKNIENLNEISNYEKIEDETQPDLGDFVQITDKKEIEIEEEAKKIGTMENIPNEVNKTENNTKEIAKTTDEIKTDSIEDKTQPELEDFEQIIDKKEIEIEEEAKNIDTIENIPIEVNKTENYDTEEIPKTTVEVTNDKIENLNTEPSKNEVKDESVKQNKENFSDIKIKRNKENEESSSSDDDEFSSKSHKSFRVLRDEESNYSTANKTRSKSLDKKSKKDKLKSKIPTPLFKSTLSKSDRHLNEFYKETNLDTRIPSLPNIRDERNTIREHVRCDSNMSAPMLTSILSDKDKDSLSEMEDEIGTKTKRFVKKRSRNREARSAGSDYESSNLIDSGFEPSPRSTRTTKWKNMSDRGVNMASVTQNIQTNIRRYHLERKIFQQLLELKRHQIRAGQHNEAVLVKRAVEAYHKSCASTVGVGRYTTEDYTFKSFEKFLYEALRKLQKNGAEYMRGLPANPLLCTKSTNRCMHAAHAYTGVPCAAYLPKMDHHSIPKIGFDSVDCKPGTGRFLPTINPKKTVTLELTHGTDKQVISLPTNKLDQNKRYYVTFTVKGHEAISDDSNNDKKKVSAHKHSKSD
- the LOC130895607 gene encoding ankyrin repeat, PH and SEC7 domain containing protein secG isoform X4 → MDFQNSKSSSLFQRDRTGKTALHYTSTSSSRCASQAADLMVMAAPELVDGRDEDGFTPLHLAVIAVCGETAALRAVLAAGARVSTPDVHGGYPLHYAAQMCGGDRDSNLGMQVLQTLLSHPEIKVSETDVDKRQPLLWAASAGSSRAVLALIRAGANVEASDKDGLTALHCAASRGHTDCMDTLLTLCGASVDVIDTNGCTALHYAVTLGHADATALLLAHGADPNRQDRKGRSPAHCGCAKGQFETVKLIGVHGANLWLRNARGDLPLHDAAGNGRRELVKWLLEMRPSQVNARNNDGRCPLHMAALNDNADMCKILLDNGAQVNPVLRTSKNVFMTPLDCALQRGYRSTAKYLQLQGGVPASRLNDPKQSNSALNFHIRDDVTFYGDVSSESEKEIKKTVKKKKVSMSSSEISEREKSTKSRIDYSNEITINGKTEVKISENKEIIFDKESVQTQTSAKLRENSKRDKSAQSSLNKEPMISISSQATVSKIDHSTCTTTEEINQQSTSEENEETKKDILVEAAIHPQPKSIPDDIINDINEENVNVIEKVQDDIDVVVEKEKLTKNIENLNEISNYEKIEDETQPDLGDFVQITDKKEIEIEEEAKKIGTMENIPNEVNKTENNTKEIAKTTDEIKTDSIEDKTQPELEDFEQIIDKKEIEIEEEAKNIDTIENIPIEVNKTENYDTEEIPKTTVEVTNDKIENLNTEPSKNEVKDESVKQNKENFSDIKIKRNKENEESSSSDDDEFSSKSHKSFRVLRDEESNYSTANKTRSKSLDKKSKKDKLKSKIPTPLFKSTLSKSDRHLNEFYKETNLDTRIPSLPNIRDERNTIREHVRCDSNMSAPMLTSILSDKDKDSLSEMEDEIGTKTKRFVKKRSRNREARSAGSDYESSNLIDSGFEPSPRSTRTTKWKNMSDRGVNMASVTQNIQTNIRRYHLERKIFQQLLELKRHQIRAGQHNEAVLVKRAVEAYHKSCASTVGVGRYTTEDYTFKSFEKFLYEALRKLQKNGAEYMRGLPANPLLCTKSTNRCMHAAHAYTGVPCAAYLPKMDHHSIPKIGFDSVDCKPGTGRFLPTINPKKTVTLELTHGTDKQVISLPTNKLDQNKRYYVTFTVKGHEAISDDSNNDKKKVSAHKHSKSD
- the LOC130895607 gene encoding ankyrin repeat, PH and SEC7 domain containing protein secG isoform X5, producing MVMAAPELVDGRDEDGFTPLHLAVIAGNMQLVTFLLANRADVNAVDNEKHTVVHWAAVCGETAALRAVLAAGARVSTPDVHGGYPLHYAAQMCGGDRDSNLGMQVLQTLLSHPEIKVSETDVDKRQPLLWAASAGSSRAVLALIRAGANVEASDKDGLTALHCAASRGHTDCMDTLLTLCGASVDVIDTNGCTALHYAVTLGHADATALLLAHGADPNRQDRKGRSPAHCGCAKGQFETVKLIGVHGANLWLRNARGDLPLHDAAGNGRRELVKWLLEMRPSQVNARNNDGRCPLHMAALNDNADMCKILLDNGAQVNPVLRTSKNVFMTPLDCALQRGYRSTAKYLQLQGGVPASRLNDPKQSNSALNFHIRDDVTFYGDVSSESEKEIKKTVKKKKVSMSSSEISEREKSTKSRIDYSNEITINGKTEVKISENKEIIFDKESVQTQTSAKLRENSKRDKSAQSSLNKEPMISISSQATVSKIDHSTCTTTEEINQQSTSEENEETKKDILVEAAIHPQPKSIPDDIINDINEENVNVIEKVQDDIDVVVEKEKLTKNIENLNEISNYEKIEDETQPDLGDFVQITDKKEIEIEEEAKKIGTMENIPNEVNKTENNTKEIAKTTDEIKTDSIEDKTQPELEDFEQIIDKKEIEIEEEAKNIDTIENIPIEVNKTENYDTEEIPKTTVEVTNDKIENLNTEPSKNEVKDESVKQNKENFSDIKIKRNKENEESSSSDDDEFSSKSHKSFRVLRDEESNYSTANKTRSKSLDKKSKKDKLKSKIPTPLFKSTLSKSDRHLNEFYKETNLDTRIPSLPNIRDERNTIREHVRCDSNMSAPMLTSILSDKDKDSLSEMEDEIGTKTKRFVKKRSRNREARSAGSDYESSNLIDSGFEPSPRSTRTTKWKNMSDRGVNMASVTQNIQTNIRRYHLERKIFQQLLELKRHQIRAGQHNEAVLVKRAVEAYHKSCASTVGVGRYTTEDYTFKSFEKFLYEALRKLQKNGAEYMRGLPANPLLCTKSTNRCMHAAHAYTGVPCAAYLPKMDHHSIPKIGFDSVDCKPGTGRFLPTINPKKTVTLELTHGTDKQVISLPTNKLDQNKRYYVTFTVKGHEAISDDSNNDKKKVSAHKHSKSD
- the LOC130895607 gene encoding ankyrin repeat, PH and SEC7 domain containing protein secG isoform X2, giving the protein MSPSKGKLGTVSNKNRRLRDRRRGKQRRPRYVAGVSTLMYAAQQGDVDVVRKIIGVESSSLFQRDRTGKTALHYTSTSSSRCASQAADLMVMAAPELVDGRDEDGFTPLHLAVIAVCGETAALRAVLAAGARVSTPDVHGGYPLHYAAQMCGGDRDSNLGMQVLQTLLSHPEIKVSETDVDKRQPLLWAASAGSSRAVLALIRAGANVEASDKDGLTALHCAASRGHTDCMDTLLTLCGASVDVIDTNGCTALHYAVTLGHADATALLLAHGADPNRQDRKGRSPAHCGCAKGQFETVKLIGVHGANLWLRNARGDLPLHDAAGNGRRELVKWLLEMRPSQVNARNNDGRCPLHMAALNDNADMCKILLDNGAQVNPVLRTSKNVFMTPLDCALQRGYRSTAKYLQLQGGVPASRLNDPKQSNSALNFHIRDDVTFYGDVSSESEKEIKKTVKKKKVSMSSSEISEREKSTKSRIDYSNEITINGKTEVKISENKEIIFDKESVQTQTSAKLRENSKRDKSAQSSLNKEPMISISSQATVSKIDHSTCTTTEEINQQSTSEENEETKKDILVEAAIHPQPKSIPDDIINDINEENVNVIEKVQDDIDVVVEKEKLTKNIENLNEISNYEKIEDETQPDLGDFVQITDKKEIEIEEEAKKIGTMENIPNEVNKTENNTKEIAKTTDEIKTDSIEDKTQPELEDFEQIIDKKEIEIEEEAKNIDTIENIPIEVNKTENYDTEEIPKTTVEVTNDKIENLNTEPSKNEVKDESVKQNKENFSDIKIKRNKENEESSSSDDDEFSSKSHKSFRVLRDEESNYSTANKTRSKSLDKKSKKDKLKSKIPTPLFKSTLSKSDRHLNEFYKETNLDTRIPSLPNIRDERNTIREHVRCDSNMSAPMLTSILSDKDKDSLSEMEDEIGTKTKRFVKKRSRNREARSAGSDYESSNLIDSGFEPSPRSTRTTKWKNMSDRGVNMASVTQNIQTNIRRYHLERKIFQQLLELKRHQIRAGQHNEAVLVKRAVEAYHKSCASTVGVGRYTTEDYTFKSFEKFLYEALRKLQKNGAEYMRGLPANPLLCTKSTNRCMHAAHAYTGVPCAAYLPKMDHHSIPKIGFDSVDCKPGTGRFLPTINPKKTVTLELTHGTDKQVISLPTNKLDQNKRYYVTFTVKGHEAISDDSNNDKKKVSAHKHSKSD